From Trichoderma atroviride chromosome 1, complete sequence, one genomic window encodes:
- a CDS encoding uncharacterized protein (EggNog:ENOG41~TransMembrane:1 (o59-83i)) has product MVKGATSECCLDDSRQFDLSDHNPNAKNTTGAAGGGNEGMQNGKDASGGSGGKSSRVTIGAAVGGAVGGLAIIGGVFCVWLYLRKKRAKQEKKAIAQSEALSPPEMKQALEAGAGSMTGRKDTSEADMKDHASVVEMDSAVVYELGD; this is encoded by the coding sequence ATGGTAAAGGGTGCTACAAGTGAATGCTGTTTGGACGACAGCCGGCAATTTGATCTCTCCGATCATAATCCCAACGCAAAGAATACCAcgggagcagcaggaggCGGTAATGAAGGGATGCAGAATGGGAAGGATGCTTCTGGCGGCTCTGGCGGTAAATCTAGCAGAGTCACGAttggagctgctgttggaggTGCGGTGGGTGGTCTTGCGATAATTGGTGGCGTATTCTGCGTGTGGCTGTAtctgagaaagaagagagccaagcaagagaagaaggcaattGCTCAGAGCGAGGCATTGAGCCCACCGGAGATGAAACAAGCCTTAGAGGCGGGAGCTGGTTCGATGACTGGGCGCAAAGACACTTCTGAAGCGGACATGAAAGATCATGCTTCAGTGGTGGAAATGGATTCAGCGGTGGTCTACGAGTTGGGCGATTAG
- a CDS encoding uncharacterized protein (EggNog:ENOG41) translates to MAQGLWPNQEGASPDLNPPQQERVDRQMIRHLLGKYSREELGRLLQEEGRMSPSSSYEERSFMLSSSNMSSGSSHDDSNMFDSTSSNNAFSDTSSTCGSITSNVSPRASHRRKPNASPSTTRASISLTDESSWDVEDATPAASAPKQKGSFTCGFCLEEGIQKTCTRKNDLKRHMEDFHHTNAQWFCRHRGCQMVFDWQTAYKAHLKNSHGGSRMNLDDAKVPLCPQTVFACGFENCLQVFEAPSDVHAGPTFKEYVSHVVKHFDEGASSGQWSYSARMRNLLRQSSVLNAWSQSLWPDGDPSRLRWNSQTSSVLRKRLETRHLGDLQFLVQYAIALGSSPNGAIQNFRADFVTPIRSECRMAIHGHSRTSAAPTPDADHMQYNMSTGGANPAMIAYYQRHAYMPQPAQPQLHSPGYTFHNAPPSPGYDAQQQALQQQQQQQQQSQQYMGMADAPMVGSDYGPHANGNLQTMPAAYATNGLHSPAPTDICGTASPGSSMEQRTNTYAYNSSPYAY, encoded by the exons ATGGCACAAGGACTCTGGCCAAACCAGGAGGGCGCATCGCCCGACCTCAATCCCCCCCAGCAGGAGCGGGTCGATCGCCAAATGATTCGACACCTGCTTGGTAAATACTCAAGAGAAGAGCTAGGGCGATTgctacaagaagaagggcgcatgtcaccatcttcatcat ATGAGGAAAGATCTTTTatgctctccagcagcaacatgtcCAGCGGCAGCTCGCACGACGATTCAAACATGTTCGATTCAACAAGCAGTAACAACGCATTCTCAGATACGTCATCCACATGCGGAAGCATCACTTCCAACGTGTCACCTCGAGCGAGTCACCGTCGCAAGCCCAACGCAAGCCCGTCGACAACTCGCGCCAGCATATCTCTTACTGATGAGTCATCATGGGATGTCGAGGATGCTACACCTGCAGCATCGGCTCCGAAGCAAAAGGGGTCATTCACCTGCGGATTCTGTCTTGAAGAAGGCATTCAAAAGACATGCACCCGCAAGAATGACCTGAAGCGCCACATGGAAGACTTTCATCACACCAACGCACAGTGGTTCTGCCGCCACCGAGGCTGTCAAATGGTGTTTGATTGGCAAACCGCTTACAAGGCTCACCTGAAGAACTCTCATGGGGGATCGAGGATGAACCTGGACGACGCCAAGGTTCCGCTTTGTCCCCAGACTGTCTTCGCATGCGGCTTCGAGAACTGTCTCCAAGTCTTTGAGGCACCAAGCGACGTACACGCGGGCCCCACCTTCAAGGAGTACGTGAGCCACGTTGTCAAGCACTTTGACGAAGGCGCAAGCAGCGGCCAGTGGAGTTACTCGGCCAGGATGCGGAATCTGCTTAGACAATCCAGCGTGCTGAACGCCTGGTCGCAGTCGCTGTGGCCAGATGGTGACCCGAGCCGCCTGCGGTGGAACTCCCAAACCAGCAGCGTCCTGCGAAAACGCCTGGAGACGAGACATCTTGGCGACCTCCAGTTTCTCGTTCAATATGCCATTGCGCTGGGGTCAAGTCCCAATGGTGCGATTCAAAACTTTCGTGCGGACTTTGTGACCCCGATCCGTAGTGAGTGCCGGATGGCGATCCATGGCCACAGCAGGACCTCCGCAGCACCCACCCCCGACGCAGACCACATGCAATACAACATGTCAACGGGTGGTGCCAACCCAGCAATGATTGCATATTACCAGCGGCACGCGTACATGCCCCAGCCggcgcagccgcagctgcaCTCCCCAGGCTACACTTTTCACAATGCGCCTCCCTCTCCAGGATATGacgcccagcagcaagctttacagcagcaacagcagcagcagcagcaatcgcaGCAGTACATGGGAATGGCCGATGCACCGATGGTTGGGTCTGATTACGGTCCACACGCGAATGGCAATCTCCAGACTATGCCCGCTGCTTATGCCACCAACGGCCTGCACAGTCCCGCACCTACGGATATATGCGGAACCGCGAGCCCGGGCTCGAGCATGGAACAGCGGACTAATACGTACGCATACAACTCGTCGCCGTATGCGTATTAA
- a CDS encoding uncharacterized protein (SECRETED:SignalP(1-26)), whose amino-acid sequence MTSVAVLAMSASVIAGSLQLPPGSSAVSPHSARARGGWDADPGNDAICGNKSDGMPSGSTRRAMAAAITVTASRLQHHSRKQVRAANDFCCFGTAQAHRWPALPHRGIRIFVQALLLQIIISPVPASPLVLLQGGRTIVPLKTATGLPSSCCLSASNAAACANASAFACSSCE is encoded by the coding sequence ATGACCTCCGTTGCCGTCCTCGCTATGTCAGCCTCAGTCATTGCCGGCtccctccagctccctccaGGCTCCTCTGCGGTCTCTCCACACTCTGCCCGCGCACGTGGAGGATGGGATGCCGATCCTGGCAACGATGCAATATGCGGTAACAAGTCCGATGGGATGCCAAGCGGTAGCACCAGGagggccatggcggcggctatCACGGTTACAGCATCACGGTTACAGCATCACAGTCGCAAGCAGGTGCGGGCTGCAAAcgacttttgctgcttcggGACCGCACAAGCCCATCGGTGGCCAGCCCTGCCTCACCGAGGCATCCGCATCTTCGTCcaagccttgctgctgcagattATTATTTCACCCGTCCCGGCATCGCCGCTCGTTTTGCTGCAAGGGGGCCGGACGATTGTTCCGCTGAAGACCGCCACTGGTTTGCCGTCTTCATGTTGCTTGTCGGCGTCGAATGCTGCTGCGTGTGCAAATGCCAGTGCATTTGCTTGCTCGTCCTGTGAATGA
- a CDS encoding uncharacterized protein (EggNog:ENOG41) codes for MLSSSNMSSGSSHDDSNMFDSTSSNNAFSDTSSTCGSITSNVSPRASHRRKPNASPSTTRASISLTDESSWDVEDATPAASAPKQKGSFTCGFCLEEGIQKTCTRKNDLKRHMEDFHHTNAQWFCRHRGCQMVFDWQTAYKAHLKNSHGGSRMNLDDAKVPLCPQTVFACGFENCLQVFEAPSDVHAGPTFKEYVSHVVKHFDEGASSGQWSYSARMRNLLRQSSVLNAWSQSLWPDGDPSRLRWNSQTSSVLRKRLETRHLGDLQFLVQYAIALGSSPNGAIQNFRADFVTPIRSECRMAIHGHSRTSAAPTPDADHMQYNMSTGGANPAMIAYYQRHAYMPQPAQPQLHSPGYTFHNAPPSPGYDAQQQALQQQQQQQQQSQQYMGMADAPMVGSDYGPHANGNLQTMPAAYATNGLHSPAPTDICGTASPGSSMEQRTNTYAYNSSPYAY; via the coding sequence atgctctccagcagcaacatgtcCAGCGGCAGCTCGCACGACGATTCAAACATGTTCGATTCAACAAGCAGTAACAACGCATTCTCAGATACGTCATCCACATGCGGAAGCATCACTTCCAACGTGTCACCTCGAGCGAGTCACCGTCGCAAGCCCAACGCAAGCCCGTCGACAACTCGCGCCAGCATATCTCTTACTGATGAGTCATCATGGGATGTCGAGGATGCTACACCTGCAGCATCGGCTCCGAAGCAAAAGGGGTCATTCACCTGCGGATTCTGTCTTGAAGAAGGCATTCAAAAGACATGCACCCGCAAGAATGACCTGAAGCGCCACATGGAAGACTTTCATCACACCAACGCACAGTGGTTCTGCCGCCACCGAGGCTGTCAAATGGTGTTTGATTGGCAAACCGCTTACAAGGCTCACCTGAAGAACTCTCATGGGGGATCGAGGATGAACCTGGACGACGCCAAGGTTCCGCTTTGTCCCCAGACTGTCTTCGCATGCGGCTTCGAGAACTGTCTCCAAGTCTTTGAGGCACCAAGCGACGTACACGCGGGCCCCACCTTCAAGGAGTACGTGAGCCACGTTGTCAAGCACTTTGACGAAGGCGCAAGCAGCGGCCAGTGGAGTTACTCGGCCAGGATGCGGAATCTGCTTAGACAATCCAGCGTGCTGAACGCCTGGTCGCAGTCGCTGTGGCCAGATGGTGACCCGAGCCGCCTGCGGTGGAACTCCCAAACCAGCAGCGTCCTGCGAAAACGCCTGGAGACGAGACATCTTGGCGACCTCCAGTTTCTCGTTCAATATGCCATTGCGCTGGGGTCAAGTCCCAATGGTGCGATTCAAAACTTTCGTGCGGACTTTGTGACCCCGATCCGTAGTGAGTGCCGGATGGCGATCCATGGCCACAGCAGGACCTCCGCAGCACCCACCCCCGACGCAGACCACATGCAATACAACATGTCAACGGGTGGTGCCAACCCAGCAATGATTGCATATTACCAGCGGCACGCGTACATGCCCCAGCCggcgcagccgcagctgcaCTCCCCAGGCTACACTTTTCACAATGCGCCTCCCTCTCCAGGATATGacgcccagcagcaagctttacagcagcaacagcagcagcagcagcaatcgcaGCAGTACATGGGAATGGCCGATGCACCGATGGTTGGGTCTGATTACGGTCCACACGCGAATGGCAATCTCCAGACTATGCCCGCTGCTTATGCCACCAACGGCCTGCACAGTCCCGCACCTACGGATATATGCGGAACCGCGAGCCCGGGCTCGAGCATGGAACAGCGGACTAATACGTACGCATACAACTCGTCGCCGTATGCGTATTAA
- a CDS encoding uncharacterized protein (EggNog:ENOG41) — protein sequence MFPYGAAPEESTVRPLADEDQQLLLGLVHKYGASSVLYALTGYGEPSRASAFSANTLLSSASASSIAWTNSEAASQCRSDEASIHTSYTWPDVQNDIQPVHEAEANKGTERSWLDSPVAVPSPMIQPHDVTSHPSPRLVTPTSKKYQCPMCYLDNSPVGFGRKSDFKKHLHNFHGADVVWICRTKGCHLSFSTERAYGTHAKEAHRMKALPNSAARTEMCPQLVFACGFGNCRDRLFEAHNAEDASATRDKHFEHIAKHFEDGFDVANWEYRVQVQNLMRQKQVKQVWKTCVWPKEKRQQLHWRARSSGDLKRILECRHLGTNISSLVRLAFILGTPPFTTNTTPPPNEIDAYFQLPYRSQCLLETSGHSTLPSTASKPEEEDSPTLSVPKSRSGITSIPHTMLKLSTRSLKRGTRPSTPASVMSNGGDTIMGDDLAAGPHPGTPFPIPNETVWPADAPKFAPDIPTSMPKQADTPLFDHQQLQHPQHPQQQLMYTMPPQDPSQQAWMAMDQHIPAFQTQQQIFPDQPDMMNGLYDYSMNTSQASTMRPATPTPHKRPASWSRMISMENLRPAKKSTADTPPPGMIMGM from the exons ATGTTTCCATACGGAGCCGCGCCCGAGGAGTCTACCGTGCGTCCATTGGCGGATGAGGACCAACAGTTACTTCTCGGGCTTGTTCACAAATATGGAGCTTCAAGTGTTTTGTATGCCTTGACCGGCTATGGAGAACCAT CTCGTGCGTCTGCGTTTTCCGCAAACACACTTCTGAGCAGCGCGAGCGCGTCTTCAATAGCCTGGACTAACTCAGAGGCGGCCTCACAATGCCGATCAGATGAAGCCTCCATTCACACTTCATACACTTGGCCCGATGTTCAGAACGACATACAACCGGTGCATGAGGCAGAGGCTAACAAGGGGACTGAGCGATCATGGCTCGACTCGCCTGTGGCAGTTCCGTCTCCGATGATTCAGCCCCACGACGTTACATCACACCCATCTCCGCGATTAGTGACACCAACCTCCAAAAAGTACCAGTGTCCCATGTGTTATTTGGACAACAGCCCCGTCGGATTTGGCCGAAAGAGCGACTTCAAGAAGCACCTTCACAACTTCCATGGAGCCGACGTTGTCTGGATCTGCCGGACCAAAGGGTGCCATCTATCCTTCTCCACTGAGCGTGCTTATGGCACTCACGCCAAGGAAGCTCACAGAATGAAGGCTCTCCCCAACAGCGCTGCTCGCACGGAAATGTGCCCGCAGCTTGTCTTCGCCTGTGGCTTTGGCAACTGTCGCGACCGGCTATTCGAAGCCCATAACGCGGAAGACGCCTCGGCAACACGCGATAAGCATTTCGAACACATCGCCAAGCATTTTGAAGATGGATTCGATGTTGCCAATTGGGAGTACCGAGTCCAGGTGCAAAATCTGATGCGCCAGAAGCAAGTGAAGCAGGTTTGGAAGACATGCGTATGGCCCAAGGAAAAACGACAACAGCTCCACTGGCGAGCCAGGTCTTCTGGTGACTTGAAGCGCATCCTCGAGTGTCGCCACTTGGGGAccaacatctccagcctGGTCAGACTGGCCTTCATTCTCGGCACTCCTCCGTTCACAACCAACACCACTCCACCGCCGAACGAGATCGATGCCTACTTTCAACTTCCGTATAGGAGCCAATGCTTACTAGAGACATCCGGGCACTCGACCCTGCCAAGCACCGCTTCAAAaccggaggaggaggactCGCCTACGCTCAGCGTCCCCAAGAGCCGGTCGGGCATCACGAGTATCCCTCATACCATGCTCAAGCTCTCTACCCGCTCACTGAAACGGGGTACGCGACCATCAACGCCTGCAAGTGTCATGAGCAATGGCGGTGATACAATCATGGGTGACGATTTAGCGGCTGGCCCGCACCCAGGAACTCCGTTCCCCATCCCCAATGAGACTGTGTGGCCGGCAGACGCTCCCAAGTTTGCTCCGGATATCCCGACCTCCATGCCAAAGCAGGCCGATACACCGCTCTTTGATCATCAGCAGCTACAGCACCCGCAGCacccacagcagcagctgatgtATACCATGCCGCCGCAGGATCCTTCACAGCAAGCATGGATGGCCATGGATCAACACATTCCGGCGTTTCAAACACAACAGCAGATTTTCCCAGACCAGCCGGATATGATGAATGGCCTATACGACTATTCGATGAACACGAGCCAAGCTTCTACGATGCggccagcaacaccaacacccCACAAGCGACCGGCATCGTGGAGCCGAATGATTAGCATGGAGAACCTGCGACCAGCTAAGAAATCGACCGCTGATACACCGCCGCCCGGTATGATTATGGGCATGTGA